The following are encoded in a window of Thermomicrobiales bacterium genomic DNA:
- a CDS encoding ATP-binding cassette domain-containing protein: protein MSTIVAESLTYQFPRTTRTAIRDISWQAQAGTLTLVVGDSGAGKSTLLRCLNGLIPHFHGGHIAGHVHVLGHDTRDVAPRDLAHAVGLVFQDPEAQIIADRVEDEIVFGMENLGMERRTMRVRLEETLDLLGIHHLRDRETATLSGGERQRVAIAAAIATRPDLLVLDEPTSQLDPLAAHDVLAAIRRLNDDLGMTVVLAEHRLDRVLAFAERIALLRDGQLTEGTTQEMLEHLDDVPPLVELARALGWQPIPLTVREARRHIDLHAEYPALPIRTRSLGDELVRLEGVRHRYEGLEALRDVALSGYAGEVIAIIGRNGSGKTTLLKHVNGLLRPSAGRVIVNGADAARRPVHELARVAGYVPQNPSAILHQETLADELRFTLRAQQQECDGAIDPLLETLGIQQHRERHPLDLSGGERQRAALAAIAVAQPSILLLDEPTRGLPGHDKATLAGFVRQYADAGRLVIVATHDVEFVANAADRVIVLADGEIIADGPPRQTLAGSLTFGTQMNRLFGGEVLTVADALATIGHQASND, encoded by the coding sequence ATGAGCACGATCGTCGCAGAGAGCCTGACCTACCAGTTCCCGCGTACGACACGCACTGCCATCCGCGACATCTCGTGGCAGGCGCAGGCCGGTACGCTCACGCTCGTCGTCGGCGACTCGGGTGCCGGGAAGTCGACCCTGCTGCGCTGCCTGAATGGTCTGATCCCGCACTTCCACGGCGGCCACATTGCCGGGCACGTTCACGTGCTCGGCCACGACACCCGCGATGTCGCCCCGCGCGATCTGGCCCACGCCGTCGGGCTCGTCTTTCAGGACCCCGAGGCGCAGATCATCGCCGACCGCGTCGAGGATGAGATCGTCTTCGGCATGGAGAACCTCGGCATGGAGCGGCGCACGATGCGCGTCCGGCTGGAAGAGACGCTCGACCTGCTCGGCATCCACCACCTGCGCGACCGTGAGACGGCCACGCTCAGCGGCGGCGAGCGGCAGCGCGTAGCGATCGCCGCCGCCATCGCGACGCGGCCCGACCTGCTCGTCCTCGACGAGCCGACCTCGCAGCTCGATCCGCTGGCCGCCCACGACGTGCTGGCCGCCATCCGTCGGCTGAACGACGATCTCGGCATGACCGTTGTACTCGCCGAACACCGCCTCGACCGCGTGCTGGCCTTCGCCGAGCGCATCGCGTTGCTTCGGGACGGCCAGCTGACTGAGGGGACGACACAGGAGATGCTGGAACACCTCGACGACGTCCCGCCGCTCGTCGAGCTTGCACGTGCGCTCGGCTGGCAGCCCATCCCACTAACAGTCCGCGAGGCGCGGCGGCACATCGACCTGCATGCCGAATACCCAGCACTGCCCATCCGCACACGTTCACTTGGCGACGAGCTGGTCCGGCTGGAGGGCGTCAGACATCGCTACGAAGGGCTGGAGGCGCTGCGCGATGTGGCGCTGAGCGGCTACGCCGGGGAAGTCATCGCCATCATCGGGCGCAACGGCTCGGGCAAGACGACGCTGCTGAAGCACGTCAACGGCCTGCTGCGCCCCAGCGCCGGTCGCGTCATCGTCAACGGCGCAGACGCTGCCCGCCGACCCGTCCACGAGCTGGCCCGCGTGGCCGGGTATGTCCCGCAAAACCCGAGCGCGATCCTCCACCAGGAGACGCTCGCCGACGAGCTACGCTTCACCCTGCGTGCCCAGCAACAGGAGTGCGATGGCGCGATCGATCCCCTGCTTGAAACGCTCGGCATTCAGCAGCATCGCGAGCGCCACCCGCTGGACCTGTCCGGCGGCGAGCGACAGCGTGCAGCGCTGGCGGCCATCGCAGTCGCACAGCCATCGATCCTGCTGCTGGACGAGCCGACGCGCGGCCTGCCCGGCCACGACAAGGCGACTCTTGCCGGATTCGTTCGTCAGTATGCGGACGCCGGACGCCTCGTCATCGTCGCCACGCACGACGTCGAATTCGTCGCCAATGCCGCCGATCGCGTCATCGTCCTCGCCGACGGCGAGATCATCGCCGACGGCCCCCCGCGCCAGACCCTCGCCGGCTCCCTCACCTTCGGCACCCAGATGAATCGCCTGTTCGGCGGCGAGGTGCTGACAGTTGCGGATGCACTGGCGACAATAGGTCATCAGGCATCGAATGACTGA